A stretch of Eleutherodactylus coqui strain aEleCoq1 chromosome 2, aEleCoq1.hap1, whole genome shotgun sequence DNA encodes these proteins:
- the LOC136613131 gene encoding protocadherin gamma-C5-like — protein sequence MDIRGFCQCWKWQVVCSFLLCSWGWVSGQLRYSIVEESEPGTLVGNVAQDLGIKRAELSQRRIHLRSEQSQQYFSVNQDNGGLVVKERIDRESLCGSSPRCLLQLEVVAENPLELISLEIEILDINDNSPTFSSNDRIIEITELVTSPGEHFALEIAKDLDVGVNGVSQYTLNTNPYFSLSVKNRNDGTLIPQLILEKVLDREEKQEHHLILTAIDGGEPARSGTCRITVLVLDINDNPPVFNQSVYKVSIRENLPLKTVILTLNATDQDDGANGEIQFSFDDHTSESAREIFFLNNQNGEIYINGLVDFEECNFYELYIKAVDKGFPKLKGNCIVQVEIQDENDNVPKIMFTLVANDIPENAPYGDVVGYINVRDKDSGKNGEIKLDLSPNVPFKIKQMKNRYALVTDGNLDREKTPQYTIELTASDLGSPPLYSKTSVTLRVSDINDNAPLFTQSTYNAFIKENSDPGTLLCTVSASDLDEGVNSDLVYSIVESQIDGSSVSSFVYIHSNDGNIYAQRSFDYEQIQVLQITIKVEDSGSPQLSSTVPVFLFILDTNDNPPTLLYPEHSEDLIVQERIPKSTSAGYLVTKLSAVDLDSGHNAWLLFTLIHPINYSSFQVSKHTGEVRTVRGFQEAENMEQQLVISISDQGSPPLSTTVTVLVSMADEVIVERPKSGDFLTNSKPPSDMTLYLIISLVAISLVSLVTFMILLVKCLRKDSYDWSSSCCLLGGSQSKPYTDQYQPALYLNTDGTLKYMEVRMVPPGSQGQSYQTHLPPAPEQQDFSIVQPVNYPQLKDIYQEASSEGESLNDPNNVSGNIIV from the coding sequence ATGGACATCAGAGGCTTTTGTCAGTGCTGGAAATGGCAAGTAGTCTGCTCCTTTCTCCTTTGTAGCTGGGGCTGGGTCTCTGGGCAGCTGCGATATTCTATTGTTGAGGAGTCTGAGCCGGGGACATTGGTAGGAAATGTAGCTCAGGATCTGGGGATAAAACGTGCAGAGCTCTCTCAGCGCAGGATCCATCTGAGATCTGAGCAATCCCAACAATATTTCAGTGTAAATCAGGACAATGGAGGGTTGGTTGTGAAGGAGAGGATTGATAGGGAGAGCCTGTGTGGATCTAGTCCCCGCTGCTTACTGCAGTTAGAGGTTGTGGCTGAGAATCCTCTGGAGCTTATTAGTCTGGAGATAGAGATTCTGGATATTAATGATAATTCTCCCACATTCTCATCTAATGATCGAATTATAGAGATCACAGAATTAGTTACAAGCCCCGGTGAACATTTTGCGTTAGAAATTGCAAAAGATTTAGATGTTGGTGTGAATGGTGTCAGTCAGTATACACTGAATACAAATCCTTATTTCTCATTGTCTGTGAAGAATCGTAATGACGGAACGCTCATCCCTCAGCTGATACTAGAGAAGGTtttagatagagaagaaaaacaagaacATCACCTCATTCTCACAGCTATTGATGGAGGAGAACCGGCCAGATCAGGGACCTGCAGAATAACAGTCCTTGTATTAGATATTAATGATAATCCTCCAGTCTTTAATCAGTCAGTTTATAAGGTCAGTATAAGGGAGAATCTGCCATTGAAAACTGTCATATTAACCCTGAATGCGACAGATCAGGATGACGGAGCAAATGGGGAGATTCAGTTTTCCTTTGACGATCACACGTCTGAATCTGCTAGAGAAATATTTTTTCTCAATAATCAAAATGGGGAGATTTATATTAATGGACTTGTGGATTTTGAAGAGTGTAACTTTTATGAATTGTATATAAAGGCCGTAGACAAAGGATTTCCCAAATTAAAAGGAAACTGTATAGTTCAAGTGGAAATACAAGATGAGAATGACAATGTCCCTAAAATTATGTTTACATTAGTGGCTAATGATATTCCGGAAAATGCACCATATGGGGATGTTGTAGGATATATAAATGTAAGAGACAAAGATTCTGGGAAAAATGGAGAAATAAAATTGGATTTATCACCAAATGTGCCTTTTAAAATTAAACAGATGAAAAATCGTTATGCATTGGTGACAGATGGGAATCTGGATAGGGAGAAAACCCCCCAATACACTATAGAGCTGACAGCCTCTGATTTAGGATCTCCTCCTCTATACAGTAAAACCAGCGTCACCCTCAGGGTGTCAGATATTAATGATAATGCTCCGCTGTTCACACAGTCTACTTATAATGCTTTCATTAAGGAGAACAGTGACCCAGGGACTCTCCTATGTACAGTATCTGCTAGCGACCTAGATGAGGGGGTTAATTCTGATCTGGTTTACTCCATAGTGGAGAGTCAGATTGACGGctcctctgtctcctcctttGTCTACATTCATTCTAATGATGGGAATATATACGCTCAGCGTTCCTTTGACTATGAGCAGATCCAGGTTTTACAAATCACCATAAAGGTGGAAGACTCAGGATCCCCACAGTTATCTTCCACTGTTCCCGTCTTTCTCTTCATTCTGGATACAAATGACAATCCCCCCACCCTGCTGTATCCAGAACACTCTGAAGACCTCATTGTCCAAGAGAGGATCCCAAAGTCTACAAGTGCCGGATATCTGGTGACAAAACTGTCCGCAGTGGATCTGGACTCTGGTCACAATGCCTGGCTGCTGTTTACTCTCATCCACCCCATCAATTACTCATCATTTCAAGTGTCTAAACACACCGGAGAGGTGAGAACTGTAAGAGGATTCCAGGAAGCCGAGAACATGGAGCAACAACTTGTCATTTCTATCAGTGATCAGGGGAGTCCTCCATTATCCACCACAGTGACGGTACTTGTCAGTATGGCAGATGAGGTTATAGTGGAAAGACCCAAATCTGGGGACTTCCTGACAAATTCCAAACCCCCATCAGATATGACTCTGTATTTAATCATCTCCCTGGTGGCCATCAGCTTAGTGTCACTTGTTACCTTCATGATATTATTGGTAAAGTGTCTGAGGAAGGACAGTTATGATTGGAGCAGTAGTTGCTGTTTACTTGGTGGATCCCAATCCAAACCCTACACAGATCAGTATCAGCCGGCTCTGTACCTGAACACAGACGGGACCTTAAAGTACATGGAGGTCAGGATGGTTCCTCCAGGATCCCAGGGGCAGAGTTACCAAACTCATCTACCCCCGGCCCCAGAACAACAAGATTTCAGTATTGTGCAGCCTGTAAATTATCCTCAACTAAAGGATATATATCAAGAAGCCTCATCTGAGGGGGAATCACTGAATGATCCGAACAATGTAAGTGGTAATATTATAGTATGA